In one Halosimplex halophilum genomic region, the following are encoded:
- a CDS encoding zinc ribbon domain-containing protein, with protein sequence MSHGTSGTVECPLCGEAFDPTAAGGWCTNSDCGEWQYEAAAPEGTDGDAEATDGEGDAEATDGRADAEPSRAGVSDPAGASSETNAADEPDSGGEAGSDSNSGPGSDRDPAGDADRDRRAAADSEAADPADAADGVAAAEGGAGVGAPDADGTERADTGAGEGTATDGETGGDAPAEPRTTEAGTDDTGADGAAADTDEAADPDGATDADADGDAGADEGVDLACPNCGESVGAEDNFCASCGEDVSTLQAGPLTECPACDAEVDPEDNFCASCGENLHTHRSGGGGAPAEDDGTQDDATRDDTTPDDAAEGAAPGGTSAGEAASAGGDDRTVDRDDRTGDAGAGAATGDADSTAEGRESLVLVVRNREVEVRDGDTVGRIIRSIVVNTGGDEEEARQIHREHVEFVREGGRFHLVALGRNPTVVNGESLDEGERVPVSPGDRIELSGVASMRVEAP encoded by the coding sequence ATGTCACACGGCACGAGCGGGACGGTCGAGTGCCCCCTCTGCGGGGAGGCGTTCGACCCGACCGCTGCGGGGGGCTGGTGTACGAACTCCGACTGCGGGGAATGGCAGTACGAGGCGGCCGCGCCCGAGGGGACGGACGGGGACGCCGAAGCAACGGACGGCGAGGGCGACGCGGAAGCGACGGACGGCAGGGCCGACGCGGAGCCGTCCCGGGCCGGCGTATCCGACCCTGCGGGCGCCTCGTCCGAGACGAACGCGGCCGACGAGCCCGACTCCGGCGGCGAAGCCGGTTCGGACAGCAACTCCGGCCCCGGCAGTGACCGCGACCCGGCCGGCGACGCCGACCGCGACCGCCGGGCGGCCGCCGACTCGGAAGCGGCCGACCCGGCCGACGCGGCCGACGGCGTCGCGGCCGCCGAGGGCGGGGCCGGCGTCGGCGCGCCGGACGCCGACGGGACGGAACGGGCCGACACCGGAGCCGGCGAGGGGACCGCGACCGACGGCGAAACGGGGGGCGACGCGCCGGCGGAACCCCGAACGACCGAGGCCGGCACCGACGACACCGGCGCCGACGGCGCGGCGGCCGACACGGACGAGGCGGCCGACCCCGATGGGGCAACCGACGCCGACGCGGACGGAGACGCCGGCGCCGACGAGGGGGTCGACCTCGCGTGTCCGAACTGCGGCGAGTCGGTCGGCGCCGAGGACAACTTCTGCGCCAGCTGCGGGGAGGACGTGTCGACGCTACAGGCGGGGCCCCTGACGGAGTGTCCCGCCTGCGATGCCGAAGTGGACCCGGAGGACAACTTCTGCGCGTCGTGCGGCGAGAACCTCCACACCCACCGCTCGGGCGGCGGGGGCGCCCCCGCTGAGGACGACGGCACGCAGGACGACGCCACGCGGGACGACACCACGCCGGACGACGCCGCAGAGGGAGCGGCGCCCGGCGGGACGAGCGCAGGTGAGGCCGCGAGCGCCGGGGGCGACGACCGGACGGTCGACCGAGACGACCGGACCGGCGACGCGGGAGCGGGGGCGGCGACCGGGGACGCCGACTCGACGGCGGAGGGACGGGAGTCGCTGGTGCTGGTCGTGCGCAACCGCGAGGTTGAAGTGCGCGACGGGGATACCGTCGGGAGAATCATCCGCAGTATCGTGGTGAACACGGGCGGCGACGAGGAGGAGGCGAGACAGATCCACCGCGAGCACGTGGAGTTCGTCCGCGAGGGCGGCCGGTTCCACCTCGTCGCGCTCGGGCGGAACCCGACGGTCGTCAACGGGGAGTCGCTCGACGAGGGCGAGCGCGTCCCCGTCTCGCCGGGCGACCGGATCGAACTCTCCGGCGTCGCCTCGATGCGCGTCGAAGCCCCCTGA
- a CDS encoding FG-GAP repeat protein — protein sequence MVSRREFLRTVSLPVAASLAGCGLFSVDSGTETSTPDADSPTETPGATTPGNASDASTATLTPTATLTPTDTPSTGTPGTTAPGPRGTATPSPTPPGSATDSGLAGTAAFTPASGPAASDFGTAVALSEGVALVDSDGESVAVFESGGDGWRRTATLAPEGDPEAYSYLPLSIALDGDTAFLGGLELGDEGAVAVVERVGDEWTRRALVAPGASSDEEYYNFGRSVAHDDGTLVVGAVNEPTTMVSYRGHVFVFEGSGDDWSQVARFGTEPHDLFGRSVAVSGGTLLVGAPAAGEGTEWDGTVFVYERSGDEWSRKTTLSVEAEDAGFGRQVALDGDTAVVGALEASDRGRVHVFERTADGWTERAAFPALGDADGTEAAGTVSVDGTTALVGRPRDDGAGEALRLERTGDGWERTARLVADRRDAVDRFGAAVALHGESALVGAPTTDDDRPGRAYRFDL from the coding sequence ATGGTCTCCCGACGCGAGTTCCTCCGGACCGTCAGCTTGCCCGTCGCCGCGTCCCTCGCGGGCTGTGGACTGTTTTCAGTCGATTCGGGGACGGAGACGAGCACTCCCGACGCCGATTCCCCGACCGAAACCCCCGGCGCGACGACGCCGGGCAACGCTTCCGACGCGTCGACGGCGACGCTCACGCCGACGGCGACGCTCACGCCGACCGACACTCCGTCGACGGGAACCCCCGGGACGACAGCGCCCGGCCCGAGGGGCACGGCGACCCCGAGCCCGACGCCCCCCGGGAGCGCGACCGACTCAGGACTCGCCGGCACCGCGGCGTTCACGCCGGCGTCCGGACCGGCCGCGAGCGACTTCGGGACGGCGGTCGCGCTCTCGGAGGGGGTCGCACTGGTCGACTCGGACGGGGAGTCGGTCGCCGTCTTCGAGTCGGGCGGGGACGGGTGGCGCCGGACGGCAACGCTGGCCCCCGAGGGGGACCCGGAGGCGTACTCCTACCTGCCGCTCTCGATAGCGCTCGACGGCGACACGGCGTTTCTCGGCGGACTGGAACTCGGCGACGAGGGCGCGGTCGCCGTCGTCGAGCGGGTCGGCGACGAGTGGACCCGTCGCGCGCTGGTCGCGCCCGGGGCGTCGAGCGACGAGGAGTACTACAACTTCGGGCGGTCGGTCGCCCACGACGACGGGACGCTGGTCGTCGGCGCCGTCAACGAGCCGACGACGATGGTCTCCTACAGGGGTCACGTCTTCGTCTTCGAGGGGTCGGGCGACGACTGGTCGCAGGTCGCGAGGTTCGGTACCGAACCGCACGACCTGTTCGGCCGGTCGGTCGCCGTCTCCGGCGGGACGCTCCTCGTCGGCGCCCCCGCTGCGGGCGAGGGCACGGAGTGGGACGGCACGGTGTTCGTCTACGAGCGCTCGGGCGACGAGTGGAGCCGGAAGACGACGCTCTCGGTCGAGGCCGAGGACGCGGGCTTCGGTCGACAGGTCGCGCTCGACGGCGACACCGCCGTCGTCGGCGCGCTCGAGGCGAGCGACCGCGGCCGGGTTCACGTCTTCGAGCGGACCGCCGACGGCTGGACCGAGCGCGCGGCGTTCCCGGCGCTCGGCGACGCCGACGGTACGGAGGCCGCCGGAACCGTCTCGGTCGACGGGACCACCGCGCTCGTCGGACGGCCCCGCGACGACGGGGCGGGCGAGGCGCTCCGGCTCGAACGGACCGGCGACGGGTGGGAACGGACGGCCCGGCTCGTCGCTGACCGCCGCGACGCGGTAGATCGGTTCGGCGCCGCGGTCGCGCTCCACGGGGAGTCGGCACTGGTCGGCGCGCCGACGACTGACGACGACCGGCCGGGACGGGCCTACCGGTTCGATCTGTAG